The Nocardia arthritidis genome has a window encoding:
- a CDS encoding sensor histidine kinase: MAENSADLIAYTLAGSVPVVAVGAVLLHINRNRSLVLSMVVLVLIPIVSALVGMIVVSGLMFTDALERTLIVLAVVAAVTVPAAVFLGRQQARKMVWEKQIREQERAAERSRRELVAWVSHDLRTPLAGIRAMAEALSDGVVTEGADVARYAEQIGRETNRLSHMVDDLFEMSKISAGALRLQLEPVDLRELIDEVLAANRPTAERAHVDLHVDQPDARIMVSANDQALGRVLTNLVSNAIAHTPPGGRVDISAGAADDHAWARVDDTGPGISAEDLPRIFEVAYRGTAARSPVASDGVPAGSGMGLAIAAGLVAAHNGEVTAENRDRGCRFEVRLPLSTAGA, encoded by the coding sequence AGAACAGTGCGGATCTGATCGCGTACACCCTGGCCGGATCGGTGCCGGTGGTCGCGGTGGGCGCGGTGCTGCTGCATATCAACCGGAATCGCTCGCTGGTGCTGAGCATGGTTGTGCTGGTGCTGATTCCGATCGTATCGGCACTGGTCGGCATGATCGTGGTGAGCGGGCTGATGTTCACCGACGCGCTGGAGCGCACCCTGATCGTGCTGGCCGTCGTCGCCGCCGTCACCGTGCCCGCCGCCGTATTCCTCGGTCGACAGCAGGCACGGAAGATGGTGTGGGAGAAGCAGATCCGCGAACAGGAACGCGCCGCGGAACGGTCGCGGCGCGAGCTGGTGGCCTGGGTGAGCCACGATCTGCGCACCCCGCTGGCCGGTATCAGGGCCATGGCCGAGGCGCTGTCCGACGGCGTTGTCACCGAGGGCGCCGATGTCGCCCGCTATGCCGAGCAGATCGGCCGCGAGACCAACCGGCTCTCCCATATGGTCGACGATCTGTTCGAGATGTCGAAGATCAGCGCGGGCGCGCTGCGCCTGCAATTGGAACCCGTCGACCTGCGCGAGCTCATCGACGAGGTGCTCGCCGCCAACCGCCCGACCGCCGAACGCGCGCATGTCGACCTGCACGTCGACCAGCCGGATGCGCGAATCATGGTGTCCGCCAACGACCAAGCCCTCGGCCGAGTGCTGACGAACCTGGTCTCCAACGCCATCGCGCACACCCCGCCGGGCGGGCGGGTCGACATCTCCGCGGGCGCCGCCGACGACCACGCCTGGGCCCGCGTCGACGACACCGGCCCCGGCATTTCGGCGGAGGACCTGCCGCGCATCTTCGAGGTGGCCTACCGCGGCACCGCGGCGCGATCCCCGGTCGCATCCGACGGCGTCCCCGCGGGCAGCGGTATGGGCCTCGCCATCGCGGCCGGTCTGGTCGCCGCGCACAACGGCGAGGTCACCGCCGAAAACCGGGACCGGGGTTGCCGTTTCGAGGTCAGGCTGCCACTGAGCACGGCAGGGGCCTAG